One genomic region from Salvia hispanica cultivar TCC Black 2014 chromosome 2, UniMelb_Shisp_WGS_1.0, whole genome shotgun sequence encodes:
- the LOC125203338 gene encoding 14-3-3-like protein GF14 iota: MSTEKERETHVYLAKLAEQAERYDEMVESMKNVAMLDVELSVDERNLLSVGYKNVIGARRASWRIMSSIEQKEESKGHENNVKLIKEYRLKVENELSKICEDILAVIDKHLIPSSGSAEATVFFHKMKGDYCRYLAEFKVDQEKKEAADLSLKGYEAASAIANTDLPSTHPIRLGLALNFSVFYYEIMNSPERACHLAKQAFDEAIADLDTLSEESYKDSTLIMQLLRDNLTLWTSDLPEDGEDNVKDDEPKPADAKN; encoded by the exons ATGTCGACggagaaggagagagagacTCATGTCTACTTGGCCAAGCTCGCGGAACAAGCTGAGCGCTACGATG AAATGGTAGAAAGCATGAAAAACGTTGCAATGCTAGATGTTGAACTGTCAGTGGATGAAAGAAACCTACTTTCTGTGGGTTACAAGAATGTCATTGGTGCTCGTAGAGCTTCATGGCGAATCATGTCTTCCATTGAGCAGAAGGAAGAGTCCAAGGGACATGAGAACAATGTGAAGCTGATTAAGGAGTATCGGCTGAAGGTAGAGAACGAGCTGTCCAAGATTTGCGAGGACATACTGGCTGTCATTGACAAGCATCTCATTCCCTCTTCTGGATCAGCTGAAGCAACTGTTTTCTTCCACAAGAT GAAAGGTGATTACTGTCGCTACCTTGCTGAGTTCAAGGTTGaccaagaaaagaaagaggCAGCGGATCTGTCCCTCAAGGGCTACGAG GCTGCGTCTGCCATTGCGAATACAGATCTACCATCTACCCATCCTATCCGTCTTGGTCTTGCTTTGAACTTTTCAGTGTTCTACTACGAGATCATGAATTCTCCTGAAAG GGCCTGCCATTTGGCTAAGCAAGCATTTGATGAGGCCATTGCTGATTTGGACACTCTGAGTGAAGAGTCTTACAAAGACAGCACTTTGATTATGCAGCTTTTGAGAGACAATCTCACTCTCTGGACCTCTGATTTGCCTGAAGATG GTGAGGACAATGTGAAGGATGATGAACCCAAACCAGCAGATGCTAAg AATTAA
- the LOC125203339 gene encoding uncharacterized protein LOC125203339: protein MGQMTNGKSKKEVKEEIKKEEIQDEEDEEEQEQEQDGVSVHSPCKINSSSLRKEKSEVDLELRLLEALEIYPPSKLRGVHRHFVLYGLTEYMRRSFNRPFTADDVLKLVGRFYNLEMVKPDDEDAEFLSHEEDFRLPQSFFADEEN, encoded by the exons ATGGGGCAAATGACAAATGGTAAATCCAAAAAAGAAGTAAAGGAAGAaatcaaaaaagaagaaattcaaGATGAAGAAGACGAGGAAGAGCAGGAGCAGGAGCAGGACGGAGTTTCTGTGCACTCGCCGTGCAAAATCAACTCTTCCTCGCTGCGCAAG GAGAAATCAGAGGTGGATTTGGAGCTGAGATTGCTTGAAGCCCTCGAAATCTACCCCCCTTCAAAATTACgag GTGTACATCGCCACTTTGTGCTCTATGGTTTGACTGAATACATGCGAAGAAG CTTCAATCGTCCATTCACTGCAGATGATGTTTTGAAGTTGGTGGGACGGTTTTACAACTTGGAAATGGTG AAACCGGACGATGAAGATGCGGAGTTTCTGTCGCACGAGGAAGACTTCCGCTTGCCACAGAGCTTTTTTGCggatgaagaaaattga